The genomic window CAGAGGCAGCAGCAGAATGAGCCCCGCGACCGTCCAGGCCGCCATTCGCAAGCGGCTCCCGCCGCGACCCTCTCTGTTTTCTGTATTGTTCGCCAAGGTCTTGTTTGTGTTCATCGCGCCTCTATAAAAGTCATGCTTTGCACAGATGGATATGAGAGCAGGAAAGAGTTTAATAAATTACAATTCTATATCCATACAACACTTTTTATATTTTTTGCCACTGCCGCATGGACAGGGATCGTTGCGTCCTATTTCTTCGCCCGGCTTTTTAATTGTTGAGGCGTAATTCTTGAGCCGATAATATTTATATAAATTTTTCATCAAATTATATCTCGCTTTAAACAATTCCCTTGTTTCATATTCATTTGAAAGTGTTTTCATGATTATTGAAGATCGTATGGGCAAACCGGCCTGTTCCTGCAGGCGCCATTTGTTTTCTCTGATATTATAAATTATATACATTTCCTCTCTTTCTTCTTCCATAAATGGAAATAGCATTTTGTTTCTCTGGTATCGAGAAATAAACAAATGTATATCGTTACAATTACAGTCGCTGCGAACACAATACATATCTTTTATCTTGAGTGCGACATCGTTGACATCAATTTGAAGGATCGGCCAGTAAGGCAGAACTTCATTGAACGCAATTAACAATCCCTCATTTTCAATTTCATGGCTTGGATACTGAATATCCAGGGATGATAAATCAGCTTGTTCTGTATAATAGTTTTTCCGTTCAAGATACAGTTCACTCAAAAATAGCCAATCATCAGCACTAAACTCATTGATTATTTCATGAAAACCGTTTTCGTTCTGATGGTTATCACTGTCTTTGGCAATCTCCATATTTAAAAGATCCAATTTGATGTCTTTTTGTTTTATTTTTTTGTCATTCATTTGATCTATAGAGAGATTGATGGCGCAACAGGTACATAACGGATTCGTACAAACGCTATAGTCCGCTGCAAAAAACCGGGAAGCGTCTTTGTATTCTATCCTGTTTATTGATTGTAGTTTGATCATAAATTCCCGAAAATAAATGGTTTAAGAATTGCTGTAGTTGTTGGTTTGTGTAACTTTATATTCATATTCGGCCCGATTGCGTGTCATTTCCCGCAGCACCGTTTGTACTTTTTTCCGCTATTGCAGGGACACGGCTCATTGCGTCCGGTGCCGGGATACTTTTTACCTTCCGGGGATGCCGCCGTGGGCGACTGCGCATCCAGCCCCGACATGCCGGGAAACATCTTGTGATGCAACGAGATCATGGGAGTGATAATCGGCTTTTGGAAAGAAGCAAACTCGGCATCGTCCATTTTGAGCTCGCGACGCAGTTGGGTGAGCATCTCTTCTCGCTTTGACTCGGGCGATAACGCTAGATTCCAGCACATCTGAGAGATTGACAGCGCTATTTGCATCTGCTCATAGGAACCGTCCGTTTCCTCAAGCAGGGGTTGCGCGTACTTTAACATCGATTCTGCTATGACTCCCATACCACTTTTCTCCTCTTGTCTGGTCGAATTGTTAGTTATTACTGCCTCAACACACTCTTAAATTTTTATAATCCTGCATTCAGTCAAGTGGGCAGTGCATAGTGAATTCCCACACCCGGACCGAGCGGTATCCCTAAAAGCAGCCAGACCACCAGGAGCAGAATCCAGGCAATCAGGAATGTAATGGAATAGGGGACCATGGTGGAAATGATGGTTCCGATCCCGGCTTTGGGATCATATTTCTGAACAAAGGCAATGATCAGCGCAAAGAAACTCATCATCGGCGAGATCACATTGGTCACACTGTCGCCAATGCGGTAGACCACCTGGGACAATTCCGGCGAATACCCCATGATCATAAACATGGGAATAAAAATGGGCGCCAGGATGGCCCATTTGGCGGATGCGCTGCCCATGAGCATATTGATAGCGGCGGAAAACAGGATGAACAGGATCATCATGGGAACCAGTCCGATGTTGAGCGACATCAGGAAATTGGCTCCCTTGACAGCCAGAATAATTCCGAGATGGCTCCATTTGAAATAGGCCACAAACTGGGCTGCAAAAAACACGAGCACCAGGTAGGTGGAAAGCGTTTTCATGGAAGCGGACATGCCTTTTATCACATCCCCGTCGTTTTTAAAGGTGCCGGTGACAAACCCGTATGCAACGCCCATGGCTGCCGTGA from candidate division KSB1 bacterium includes these protein-coding regions:
- a CDS encoding SEC-C metal-binding domain-containing protein: MNDKKIKQKDIKLDLLNMEIAKDSDNHQNENGFHEIINEFSADDWLFLSELYLERKNYYTEQADLSSLDIQYPSHEIENEGLLIAFNEVLPYWPILQIDVNDVALKIKDMYCVRSDCNCNDIHLFISRYQRNKMLFPFMEEEREEMYIIYNIRENKWRLQEQAGLPIRSSIIMKTLSNEYETRELFKARYNLMKNLYKYYRLKNYASTIKKPGEEIGRNDPCPCGSGKKYKKCCMDIEL